Proteins from a genomic interval of Pelagicoccus enzymogenes:
- a CDS encoding GntP family permease, with product MPLSLPVLIAAGATDLTPFLVLFAGIAFVVIAIGYLRIHPFISLVIAAVLVGSLSNLFAKTESNPITSAIGETMRQLGNTAGGIAWIIALAAIIGLCLMESGAADRIVRCMIKVFGEERAGYAMLASAFFLSIPVFFDTVFYLIVPLAQALAYRLGRHYVYFIVAVCTGAAITHSLVPPTPGPLLVVESLGLNLGHTIVGGITLGILPAIVGLRLGKALDAKLGIQLRDSGMLHTADLKEITEKDLSELPGFLMAALPVALPVLLIASSSFMGEFSSQESLGLIFTVIEVLGQKHVAMFIGALIAISLLARYRKLDKRSLWKALESPLGTAGTIILITAAGGAFGGMIRQSGIGETITELTEGSGFSFILLAWLVAAVMKVAQGSSTTSMITTSGIMAGILATLSATGASLGFDPFYIFAAIAFGAMFGSWMNDSGFWIVCKMTGFTESETLKTWTLSVSVISLTGLVQLLVLSHVVAYPFGR from the coding sequence ATGCCCCTTTCCCTCCCCGTTCTTATCGCCGCGGGCGCAACGGACCTGACGCCTTTTCTTGTCCTGTTCGCCGGCATCGCCTTCGTTGTGATCGCCATCGGATACCTGCGCATCCATCCGTTCATTTCGCTAGTAATCGCGGCCGTTTTGGTAGGCTCCTTGAGCAACCTATTTGCAAAGACGGAATCCAATCCTATTACCTCAGCGATCGGCGAAACCATGCGACAACTCGGCAACACAGCCGGCGGCATCGCCTGGATCATCGCTCTTGCCGCGATTATCGGCCTGTGCCTGATGGAGAGCGGCGCCGCTGACCGAATCGTCAGGTGCATGATCAAGGTCTTTGGCGAAGAGCGAGCCGGCTACGCCATGCTCGCTTCCGCCTTCTTCCTCTCCATTCCCGTCTTCTTCGATACCGTCTTCTATTTGATCGTGCCACTGGCACAAGCGCTCGCCTACCGCCTCGGCCGTCACTACGTCTACTTCATCGTCGCAGTCTGCACCGGAGCAGCAATCACCCATAGCTTGGTGCCGCCCACCCCCGGACCACTTCTCGTAGTGGAGTCCTTGGGACTGAACCTAGGGCACACCATCGTCGGAGGAATTACGCTGGGCATTTTGCCAGCAATCGTCGGCTTGAGGCTTGGCAAAGCATTGGATGCGAAGCTCGGAATCCAACTCCGCGACAGCGGTATGCTGCACACCGCAGATTTGAAAGAGATTACAGAGAAGGACCTCAGCGAATTGCCTGGCTTTCTGATGGCCGCTCTCCCCGTTGCCCTGCCCGTTCTCTTGATCGCCAGTTCTTCCTTTATGGGAGAGTTTTCTTCACAAGAATCACTGGGCTTGATTTTCACCGTCATCGAAGTCCTTGGGCAAAAGCACGTCGCCATGTTCATCGGGGCACTGATTGCTATCAGCCTCCTAGCCCGCTACCGGAAACTCGACAAGCGCTCGCTTTGGAAAGCTCTTGAAAGCCCGCTCGGAACCGCGGGAACCATCATTCTCATAACCGCGGCGGGCGGCGCCTTCGGCGGCATGATTCGACAATCAGGTATTGGCGAAACGATTACAGAGCTCACGGAAGGCTCCGGATTCAGCTTCATCCTGCTGGCATGGCTCGTCGCCGCCGTCATGAAAGTCGCTCAAGGATCCTCTACGACCTCGATGATTACGACCTCAGGGATCATGGCTGGCATATTGGCAACCTTGTCTGCCACCGGAGCAAGCCTCGGTTTTGACCCCTTCTACATCTTTGCCGCAATCGCCTTCGGGGCCATGTTCGGCTCTTGGATGAACGACAGCGGTTTCTGGATCGTTTGCAAGATGACCGGCTTCACCGAGTCAGAAACCCTGAAAACTTGGACCCTCTCCGTCAGCGTCATCTCGCTTACCGGACTCGTTCAACTGCTCGTCCTCTCCCATGTGGTAGCCTATCCGTTCGGTCGTTGA
- a CDS encoding YceI family protein — MIPPQESIRYIAPNQLDASVASIVDVRTAEAFAACHADNALNFCVYEVTFVETIEKAVPDKGSTIVVYGESEQYHAAPVAAHRLQEAGYCNVFVLQGGLEAWIANELPHVKRAPAEKSLAGRYSLNLQKTKVRWIGRNLTNQHDGTIACKSGFLEIAADGSAQSGELVVDMKQIHCNDISDTKLSSLLVSHLESIDFFQTEKYPSAQFSLDRVFLDPTASPGTPNARMEGQMQIRGKKQPLHLECTLAQTDTGYVLQTQFDLDRTAFGAVYGSARFFERLGMHLVNDLVNLQITAFFEKKKTA; from the coding sequence ATGATTCCCCCTCAAGAATCGATCCGCTACATTGCGCCAAACCAACTGGACGCGTCGGTCGCGTCCATCGTGGACGTGCGCACAGCCGAAGCGTTCGCGGCATGCCACGCCGACAACGCGCTCAATTTCTGCGTCTACGAAGTGACCTTCGTAGAAACGATCGAAAAAGCCGTTCCAGACAAAGGCTCGACAATTGTCGTCTACGGAGAGAGCGAACAGTACCACGCCGCTCCCGTCGCCGCACACCGGCTCCAAGAAGCAGGCTACTGCAACGTGTTCGTGCTGCAGGGAGGACTCGAAGCATGGATCGCCAACGAACTTCCCCACGTGAAGCGCGCTCCAGCAGAAAAGAGTCTAGCAGGCCGCTATTCATTGAACCTGCAAAAGACGAAAGTACGCTGGATCGGACGCAACCTTACCAATCAGCACGATGGAACCATCGCTTGCAAAAGCGGATTTCTCGAAATCGCTGCCGACGGATCCGCCCAATCCGGCGAGCTCGTGGTGGACATGAAGCAGATACATTGTAACGACATTTCCGATACGAAACTTTCTTCTCTGCTTGTTTCTCACTTGGAATCCATCGACTTCTTCCAGACCGAAAAATATCCCTCCGCGCAGTTCTCCCTGGATCGCGTGTTCCTCGATCCCACGGCCAGTCCGGGAACCCCAAACGCGAGGATGGAAGGCCAAATGCAAATACGAGGAAAAAAGCAACCGCTGCACCTGGAGTGCACCCTCGCTCAAACCGACACTGGCTACGTGCTACAAACGCAATTCGACCTGGACCGCACCGCTTTCGGCGCGGTTTACGGCTCCGCCCGTTTCTTCGAGCGCCTAGGAATGCACCTCGTCAACGACTTGGTGAACCTGCAAATCACCGCCTTCTTCGAGAAGAAGAAGACAGCTTAG